The sequence TTCGCACGCTTAATTCGATTCAACGGAGATAAAGACTGCGGATGTTGTAGCCCCTCAGCGAGAGCCGCAGAGGTATCTCCGATATTGTCGTTAGAACCCCCTGCCTTTAGGCATGGGGAGAGTCAGCGTTTGAAAAAACATGCGTCATCGAGTCTGAGAATTCTTTTCAAAATGAAATTTCAAAGCCTGTGATTGCTATTCAGAATGGACAAGATGAATGTCTTTCTGCAATACCTCAGGAGATGGTATTGCAGATGCAAGATGCGATTTTAAGAGCAGATTTAGACTGTCTGATCCAACTCATCGATGAAATAGATTCAAATAATCCGAAACTCGCTCAACACTTAAAAGAACTTGCTCAAAATTACGACTATGATGCTTTGCAGAATATTTTCAAAAATAAGGAGTAAAAATATTAGAGACCTAAATATGTCAATTAAAATAAAGCATCTACAAAAGCTTTTGGATCAAACTCTTCAAGGTCTTCAATCTGTTCTCCGATTCCTATAAACTTAAGGGGTATTTTCAATGAATTGCAGATACTCACAACAACGCCTCCCTTAGCGGTTCCGTCTAATTTTGTAAGCACAATACCCGTAAGACCTAATATTTCATTAAACATGGTAGCTTGGGAAACGGCGTTTTGTCCTGTTGTAGCATCGAGAATGATAAATACTTCGTGGGGAGCTGAAGGAATTTTATTAGATATAATTCTTTTTATTTTTTTCAGCTCTTCCATTAAGTTTACTTTTGTATGGACTCTTCCAGCGGTATCAACTATAACCACATCAATTCCCCTTGAAACAGCCGCTTCTAAACTATCAAAAACAACAGCTGAAGGGTCTGCATTATGTTTGTGCTTGACTATTTCAGCGCCAGCCCTTTGAGCCCATATAGTAAGTTGTTCAATAGCAGCCGCTCGAAAGGTATCTGCTGCTGAAATTAATACTTTTTTTCCTAAAGATGAATATTTAGATGCGAGTTTTCCGATAGTTGTTGTTTTTCCAACCCCATTTACTCCAACAACTAAAATTATAAATGGCTTTGAATGAAATGATTCAGGCTTTTTAGATGAAGTCGGAAGTAGATTTAAAATTTCTTGTTTTAATGCAACCCTTAGTCCTTGTGCATCAGATATTTTGGCTCTTTGCTTAGAAAGATTTTGTATAAGATTCATTGCAGTATTTACC is a genomic window of Desulfobacterales bacterium containing:
- the ftsY gene encoding signal recognition particle-docking protein FtsY codes for the protein MALKFLKKNKDKNETVSKEALNLEEEKPKHDLSKQYDNSKEKNGFVSRLRKGLTKTREILNTDVNELFARSKKIDDELFEQLEEILITSDIGVNTAMNLIQNLSKQRAKISDAQGLRVALKQEILNLLPTSSKKPESFHSKPFIILVVGVNGVGKTTTIGKLASKYSSLGKKVLISAADTFRAAAIEQLTIWAQRAGAEIVKHKHNADPSAVVFDSLEAAVSRGIDVVIVDTAGRVHTKVNLMEELKKIKRIISNKIPSAPHEVFIILDATTGQNAVSQATMFNEILGLTGIVLTKLDGTAKGGVVVSICNSLKIPLKFIGIGEQIEDLEEFDPKAFVDALF